In the Leptotrichia sp. oral taxon 847 genome, one interval contains:
- a CDS encoding CDP-glycerol glycerophosphotransferase family protein, whose translation MDKLKYLINMSIAYILYPFKKNSFKNRRIWIVGGNAGELYVDNGRAMYEYLRAKEEIEEHWVINKNSKVAKKIPGKKLIKGSIKSYLYFMNAEVVLFSHSISADIVPYLFVVPFLKRFHKKVFKVFLNHGTVGFKVNHPMNKKTQKIAQDIVKSYDLNICDSNFEKNIKTKVWWKVPENTAVVTGYPRYDKLYNVKSSQKEILFMPTWRNWIKTEHLNIEETNYFKNITNLITNSKLNDFLNKKNIKFNIYIHQLMQNYLKNFDSIKLSENVKILPIDAEITQELRGADLLITDYSSVAYDFYYLNKPIIFFQFDKDEYDRKVGSYVKNKDLFGIQVKNVEKCVENVIKISENNFNYDKNLKEKFEKLQPKFLKYTDKKNCDRVYTEIIKHLKNK comes from the coding sequence ATGGATAAATTAAAATATTTAATAAACATGTCAATTGCCTATATTTTGTACCCTTTTAAGAAGAATTCATTTAAAAACAGGAGAATCTGGATTGTTGGAGGAAATGCAGGTGAACTTTATGTTGACAATGGTCGTGCAATGTACGAATATTTGAGAGCCAAAGAAGAAATCGAAGAACACTGGGTGATTAACAAAAATTCCAAAGTGGCAAAAAAAATTCCAGGAAAAAAATTAATTAAAGGAAGCATAAAAAGTTATTTATATTTTATGAATGCTGAAGTTGTGCTATTTTCTCATTCAATTTCCGCTGATATAGTCCCTTACCTTTTCGTTGTTCCATTTTTAAAAAGATTTCACAAAAAAGTTTTTAAAGTTTTCCTAAATCATGGAACAGTCGGATTTAAAGTCAATCACCCAATGAATAAAAAGACTCAAAAAATCGCTCAAGACATTGTAAAATCTTATGATTTAAACATTTGTGACTCCAACTTTGAAAAAAATATAAAAACCAAAGTATGGTGGAAAGTTCCAGAAAATACTGCCGTTGTAACAGGCTATCCAAGATACGATAAACTTTATAACGTAAAAAGCTCTCAGAAAGAAATACTTTTCATGCCAACTTGGCGAAACTGGATAAAGACTGAACATTTGAACATAGAAGAAACAAATTATTTTAAAAATATCACAAATTTAATTACAAACTCAAAATTAAATGATTTTCTTAATAAGAAGAACATAAAATTCAATATTTATATCCATCAGTTGATGCAAAATTACCTAAAAAATTTTGACAGTATAAAACTTTCTGAAAATGTAAAAATTTTGCCAATTGATGCCGAAATTACACAGGAATTGCGGGGAGCAGATCTTTTGATTACTGATTATTCAAGTGTCGCATACGATTTTTACTACTTAAATAAACCCATAATATTTTTTCAGTTTGACAAAGACGAATACGATAGAAAAGTCGGCTCATATGTGAAAAATAAGGATTTATTTGGAATACAGGTAAAGAATGTGGAAAAATGTGTCGAAAACGTCATAAAAATTTCAGAAAATAATTTTAATTACGACAAAAATTTAAAAGAAAAATTTGAAAAATTACAGCCGAAATTTTTGAAATACACAGATAAAAAAAATTGCGATAGAGTTTACACTGAAATCATAAAACATTTAAAAAACAAATAA
- a CDS encoding citrate synthase → MKSDFIHELSLLIQEHNFISEDIYDKLDVKRGLRNKNGTGVLVGLTKIGAVVGYSVEGGKKIPKEGQLFFRGIPLNTLIKKFKEKEKRYAFEKTMFLLLFGKVPENFELKMFLSTLKELQNLPEEFIEDFILRKPSVDIMNQLQRTVLCLYTLDPNPDSVELNNLINQALNLIAKFPSLLVYCYQATNYKHFNKSLIIHNPVEEYSTAENVLHMLRPDNKFTELEAEILDLILVIHAEHGGGNNSTFTSHVVSSTRTDTYSSISASIGSLKGPMHGGANSMVTKMIQDIKKNCNYTDREKLKEYIRKIFEKEAFDKKGKVYGMGHAIYTLSDPRAVLLKERAYELAKDKNALEEFALFSNIEELTKEVGKELKGEDFTICANVDLYSGFVYDLLDIPQNIFTPLFSLARIASWSAHRIEQIIIDKKLIRPAYKAIDEEGNVIL, encoded by the coding sequence TTGAAAAGTGATTTTATACATGAGCTAAGTCTTTTGATACAGGAGCATAATTTTATCTCGGAAGATATTTACGACAAGCTGGACGTCAAAAGAGGACTTAGGAATAAAAATGGGACGGGAGTTTTAGTTGGACTTACAAAAATTGGAGCGGTAGTTGGATATTCTGTTGAAGGCGGGAAAAAAATTCCAAAAGAAGGTCAGCTTTTTTTTCGTGGAATTCCACTAAATACTCTTATTAAAAAATTTAAAGAAAAAGAAAAGAGATATGCCTTTGAAAAAACGATGTTTTTGCTACTTTTTGGGAAAGTTCCAGAAAATTTTGAGCTAAAAATGTTTTTAAGTACATTAAAAGAATTGCAAAATTTACCAGAAGAATTTATTGAAGATTTTATTTTGCGAAAACCGAGTGTAGATATTATGAATCAGCTTCAAAGAACGGTTTTGTGCCTTTACACCCTTGATCCAAATCCCGATTCTGTGGAGTTAAACAATTTAATAAATCAAGCTTTAAATTTAATCGCAAAATTTCCAAGTCTTTTAGTTTATTGTTATCAAGCGACCAATTACAAGCATTTTAACAAAAGTCTTATCATTCACAATCCAGTTGAAGAATACAGTACTGCCGAAAATGTGCTACATATGTTAAGACCAGATAACAAATTTACTGAACTTGAAGCGGAGATTTTGGACTTGATTTTAGTTATACACGCTGAGCACGGGGGAGGAAATAATTCGACTTTTACTTCTCACGTGGTTTCTTCCACAAGAACTGACACATATTCGTCAATTTCAGCGTCAATTGGTTCATTAAAAGGACCTATGCACGGGGGAGCAAATTCAATGGTAACTAAAATGATACAAGATATTAAGAAAAACTGTAATTATACAGACAGAGAAAAATTAAAGGAATATATAAGAAAAATTTTTGAAAAAGAAGCTTTTGATAAAAAGGGAAAAGTGTACGGAATGGGACATGCAATCTATACATTGTCGGATCCAAGAGCTGTATTACTGAAAGAAAGGGCTTATGAACTTGCAAAAGATAAAAATGCGCTAGAGGAGTTTGCGTTATTTTCTAATATTGAGGAGCTTACAAAAGAAGTTGGAAAAGAATTGAAAGGAGAAGATTTTACAATTTGTGCAAATGTTGATTTGTATTCTGGATTCGTCTATGATTTATTAGACATTCCACAAAACATTTTCACTCCACTTTTTTCACTGGCGAGAATTGCCAGCTGGAGTGCACACAGAATAGAACAAATCATAATTGACAAAAAATTAATTCGTCCAGCTTACAAGGCAATTGACGAAGAAGGGAATGTCATTTTGTAA
- a CDS encoding DUF1694 domain-containing protein, producing the protein MKYNDTDFMRDVEKVADRAHNAKIESSLYLGEYKERVIKALTFDEVNEKGIYYEIEEAMEDKNAYKLLVSRQADFVNIKKYIEIAKKKGMSYKMIDSLEYSGDIALVVAAKDAIEHGENDNILVQPKLEVIKQKNLPEIYYKSMEKCICEFHLDIVRKELPNYVKNYKEIGFLDKLFGSKCPICQKLGGKKRG; encoded by the coding sequence ATGAAATACAATGATACAGATTTTATGAGAGATGTAGAAAAGGTTGCAGATAGAGCGCATAACGCAAAAATTGAGAGCAGTTTATATTTGGGAGAATACAAAGAAAGAGTGATAAAGGCTTTGACATTTGACGAGGTCAATGAAAAAGGTATTTATTATGAAATTGAAGAAGCTATGGAAGACAAAAATGCTTACAAATTATTAGTTTCTCGCCAAGCCGATTTTGTCAATATAAAAAAATATATTGAAATTGCCAAGAAAAAAGGAATGTCATACAAAATGATTGATAGTTTAGAATACTCAGGAGATATCGCTCTTGTCGTCGCAGCTAAAGATGCAATTGAACACGGTGAAAATGACAATATTTTAGTACAGCCTAAATTGGAAGTTATAAAGCAGAAAAATTTACCGGAAATTTATTATAAATCAATGGAAAAATGTATTTGTGAATTTCATTTAGATATAGTTCGAAAAGAATTGCCAAATTACGTAAAAAATTATAAAGAAATAGGATTTTTGGACAAATTATTCGGTTCAAAATGTCCAATATGTCAAAAATTAGGAGGAAAAAAGCGTGGTTGA
- a CDS encoding isocitrate/isopropylmalate dehydrogenase family protein codes for MKKVTLIPGDGIGFEISESLEKVFKAAKVPIEFEKENAGTTVYEKTGELIPESLYKSVEKNKIAIKGPITTPIGKGFRSINVYLRKKYDLYSNFRPSRTLPGIKTRYDNINLVIFRENTEGLYIGEEKYEDDKKNVAVAIKRITKKGSYRIIKNAFEYAKKNNIDKVTVVHKANILKLTDGMFLNTAREISKEDCYKNIKLEEVIIDNMCMQLVINPEKYKVIVTMNLYGDILSDLVAGLVGGLGVAPGANIGDDIAIFEAVHGSAPDIAGQNKANPLAILLSGVEMLKYLKMDEFSTKIENAILKTLESGIKTADLGGNATTSEFTQKIIENL; via the coding sequence ATGAAAAAAGTTACATTAATTCCTGGAGATGGGATTGGATTTGAAATATCAGAAAGTTTGGAAAAAGTATTTAAAGCGGCAAAAGTTCCAATTGAATTTGAAAAAGAAAATGCTGGGACTACTGTTTATGAAAAAACTGGAGAACTAATTCCTGAAAGTTTATACAAAAGTGTGGAAAAAAATAAGATAGCAATTAAAGGTCCGATTACAACGCCGATTGGAAAAGGTTTTAGAAGTATAAATGTCTATTTGAGAAAAAAATATGACTTGTATTCAAATTTTAGACCCTCGAGAACTCTTCCAGGAATTAAAACAAGATACGACAACATCAATCTAGTAATTTTTAGGGAAAATACCGAAGGGCTTTACATTGGGGAAGAAAAATATGAAGATGACAAAAAAAATGTGGCAGTTGCTATAAAAAGAATTACAAAAAAAGGAAGTTACAGAATAATAAAAAATGCTTTTGAATATGCCAAAAAAAATAATATTGACAAAGTGACAGTCGTGCATAAAGCAAACATTTTAAAATTAACTGACGGGATGTTTTTGAATACCGCAAGAGAAATTTCAAAAGAAGATTGTTATAAGAATATTAAACTAGAAGAAGTTATAATTGACAATATGTGTATGCAGCTTGTCATAAATCCAGAAAAATATAAAGTTATTGTAACAATGAATTTATACGGGGATATTTTGTCTGATTTGGTTGCAGGACTTGTCGGAGGGCTTGGTGTTGCACCAGGAGCGAATATTGGTGACGACATTGCGATATTTGAAGCAGTTCATGGTTCAGCGCCTGACATTGCTGGACAAAATAAAGCAAATCCACTGGCAATTCTTTTATCAGGTGTAGAAATGCTAAAATATTTAAAAATGGACGAATTTTCCACAAAAATTGAAAATGCTATTTTGAAAACATTGGAATCAGGAATAAAGACAGCTGATTTAGGTGGAAATGCAACAACTAGTGAGTTTACGCAAAAAATTATAGAAAATCTATAG
- a CDS encoding aconitate hydratase, with translation MGMSLTYKILKNNLLKGELKAGNEIAVKVNQTLTQDSTGTMAYLQLNAMNVDKVATDISVAYVDHNMLQSSFENADDHEFIKTSAAKHNIIFSKPGNGICHRLHLEKFGKPGKVLIGSDSHTPTGGGLGMIAIGAGGLDVAIGMARGLYYLKVPKVYNIELRGKLKPWVSAKDIILYVLKELTVKGGVGYVMEYTGEGIKSLSVEDRATITNMGAELGATTSIFPSDEITRDFLKKQSRESDFIELLPDVDAVYDKKLIVNLDELVPLAAFPHSPDNVHEIPDEKIKVDQIAIGSCTNSSYSDFMKLAKILDGKKVHPDVSLVLSPGSSNIMKMISENGALAKFIGAGARLLEAACGPCIGMGQAPKSNGISLRTFNRNFKGRCGTMNAEVYLVSTETAAASALTGYLTDPRTLGEEIIIKQPEKFESSENYFIFPSQDENERKNVKIVMGPNIKPFPIGEELKDTITKKVILKTKDNVTTDDICPSNAALLPFRSNIPKLSQHCFETIIPDFKERAEKNNGGIIVGGDNYGQGSSREHAALLPLYLGIKAVIAKSFARIHKANLINSGIIPLEFEDQSDYDGIDEYDELQLTDVENSLEKGEFIVKNLTKNNEFKAKFNGSARELKILKYGGYLKFAVSDEFLN, from the coding sequence ATGGGAATGAGTTTAACTTACAAAATTTTGAAAAACAATTTGTTAAAAGGCGAGCTAAAAGCAGGAAATGAAATTGCTGTAAAAGTAAATCAGACGCTTACACAAGATTCAACTGGGACGATGGCATATCTTCAATTAAATGCGATGAATGTGGATAAAGTCGCAACTGATATTTCTGTTGCATATGTTGATCACAACATGCTTCAGTCGAGCTTTGAAAATGCTGACGACCACGAATTTATAAAGACATCGGCTGCAAAGCATAACATAATTTTTTCAAAACCTGGAAATGGAATTTGCCATAGATTACATTTGGAAAAATTTGGAAAACCGGGAAAAGTTCTGATTGGTTCAGATAGTCATACTCCAACTGGCGGAGGACTTGGAATGATAGCAATTGGAGCTGGAGGACTGGATGTCGCAATAGGAATGGCAAGAGGTCTTTATTATTTAAAAGTTCCAAAAGTTTATAATATCGAATTGAGAGGAAAATTAAAACCTTGGGTTTCGGCAAAAGATATAATTCTTTATGTTTTAAAAGAACTTACTGTAAAAGGTGGAGTTGGATATGTGATGGAGTATACTGGAGAGGGAATAAAATCACTTTCTGTGGAAGATAGAGCTACAATTACAAATATGGGAGCTGAGTTAGGAGCTACAACTTCAATTTTCCCAAGTGACGAAATTACCAGAGATTTTCTTAAAAAACAGTCAAGAGAATCTGATTTCATAGAATTACTGCCAGATGTAGATGCAGTGTATGACAAAAAGTTGATTGTAAATTTGGATGAATTGGTACCGCTTGCAGCATTCCCGCACAGTCCTGACAATGTGCACGAAATTCCAGATGAAAAAATAAAAGTTGACCAGATTGCGATAGGTTCTTGCACAAACTCTTCTTATTCAGATTTTATGAAACTTGCAAAAATTCTTGATGGGAAGAAAGTCCATCCTGATGTGAGTTTAGTGTTGTCACCTGGTTCAAGCAACATTATGAAAATGATTTCTGAAAATGGAGCACTTGCTAAATTTATCGGAGCAGGAGCAAGACTTTTGGAAGCAGCTTGTGGACCTTGTATCGGAATGGGGCAGGCACCAAAATCAAATGGAATTTCGCTTAGAACATTTAACCGTAACTTTAAAGGACGATGCGGGACAATGAATGCTGAAGTTTATTTGGTTAGTACTGAAACTGCAGCAGCTTCAGCTCTTACAGGATATTTGACAGATCCTCGTACTTTGGGTGAAGAAATAATTATTAAGCAGCCAGAAAAATTTGAATCTTCAGAAAATTATTTTATTTTTCCAAGCCAAGATGAAAATGAGAGAAAAAATGTAAAAATTGTGATGGGACCAAACATTAAACCATTCCCAATTGGAGAAGAATTAAAAGATACAATTACAAAAAAAGTTATTTTAAAAACTAAAGATAATGTAACAACAGATGACATTTGTCCATCAAATGCGGCACTGCTTCCCTTCCGTTCAAATATTCCAAAATTATCACAGCATTGCTTTGAAACAATAATTCCTGATTTTAAAGAAAGAGCTGAAAAAAATAATGGAGGAATTATAGTTGGAGGAGATAACTACGGACAAGGTTCGAGCCGTGAACATGCAGCACTTCTTCCATTATATTTAGGAATAAAAGCTGTAATTGCTAAATCTTTTGCAAGAATTCACAAGGCAAACTTGATAAACAGTGGAATAATCCCTTTGGAATTTGAAGATCAAAGTGATTACGACGGAATTGACGAATATGATGAATTGCAATTGACTGATGTTGAAAATTCTTTAGAAAAAGGTGAATTTATAGTAAAAAATCTTACAAAAAATAATGAATTTAAGGCGAAATTCAATGGTTCAGCAAGAGAACTTAAAATATTGAAATATGGTGGATATTTGAAATTTGCGGTAAGTGATGAGTTTTTAAACTAA
- the rpsT gene encoding 30S ribosomal protein S20 yields MANSKASKKRVFIGERNALRNQAIKSRTRTFVKKVVKAVEAKNVDEAKSALQVAYKELDKAVTKGVIKKNTASRKKSRLALKVNKLAN; encoded by the coding sequence ATGGCGAATTCTAAAGCATCTAAAAAAAGAGTATTTATAGGTGAAAGAAATGCACTTAGAAACCAAGCAATTAAAAGTAGAACAAGAACTTTTGTAAAAAAAGTTGTAAAAGCTGTGGAAGCTAAAAATGTCGACGAAGCTAAATCAGCATTACAAGTGGCTTACAAAGAATTAGATAAAGCTGTAACTAAAGGTGTAATCAAGAAAAATACTGCGTCAAGAAAAAAATCGAGACTTGCATTAAAAGTTAACAAATTAGCTAACTAA
- the murA gene encoding UDP-N-acetylglucosamine 1-carboxyvinyltransferase, giving the protein MVDGFKIKGKNSLNGTIKVSGAKNAALPILIGTLVAEGEYILKNVPNLRDIRVTIKLLEDLGMKTEKLDETTYKIVNEGFKRNEASYEIVKQMRASFLVMGPMIANLDETVVSLPGGCAIGSRPVDLHLKGFELLGADITRIHGYVHAKSDNLKGAEIPLGFPSVGATQNIMMAAVKIPGKTIISNAAREPEIVDLGNFLTKMGAKIKGLGTTRIEIEGVKDLHAVEYSIMPDRIEAGTYVIASLITDGDLKIQDARLDDLGEFKSDLEKMGVKFKEEGNILTVKANLKKLKPCNVRTFPHPGFPTDMQPQMMLLQTLVNGTSTMEETVFENRFMHVPEFNRMGADIMIKRGIAVINGGVSLTGAAVMSSDLRAGAALVLAGLAAEGETIVNRVYHIDRGYDRLEAKLNAVGADIQRIKLDI; this is encoded by the coding sequence GTGGTTGACGGATTTAAAATAAAAGGGAAAAACAGTTTAAATGGAACTATAAAAGTGAGTGGAGCAAAAAATGCAGCTCTTCCAATTCTTATTGGAACGCTCGTTGCAGAAGGGGAATATATTTTAAAAAATGTACCGAATTTAAGAGATATAAGAGTTACAATAAAGTTACTCGAAGACTTGGGAATGAAAACAGAAAAATTGGACGAAACCACTTATAAAATTGTAAATGAAGGATTTAAAAGAAATGAAGCCAGTTATGAAATTGTAAAACAGATGAGAGCTTCATTTTTAGTGATGGGACCTATGATTGCCAATCTTGATGAAACTGTCGTTTCACTTCCAGGAGGATGTGCAATTGGTTCAAGACCTGTTGATTTGCACTTAAAGGGGTTTGAACTATTAGGTGCCGATATTACAAGGATTCATGGATACGTTCATGCAAAATCTGATAATCTAAAAGGAGCAGAAATTCCATTGGGATTTCCAAGCGTTGGTGCAACTCAAAATATCATGATGGCTGCGGTAAAGATTCCTGGAAAAACTATCATTTCAAATGCTGCAAGAGAACCTGAGATAGTGGATTTAGGAAATTTTTTAACAAAAATGGGAGCGAAAATTAAAGGACTTGGAACTACTAGAATAGAAATTGAAGGAGTAAAAGATCTACATGCTGTTGAATATTCAATTATGCCTGATAGAATCGAAGCCGGAACTTATGTTATCGCTTCTTTGATAACTGACGGAGATTTAAAAATTCAAGATGCCAGACTTGACGACTTGGGTGAATTCAAATCTGACCTCGAAAAAATGGGTGTAAAATTTAAAGAAGAAGGAAATATTTTAACTGTAAAAGCGAATCTAAAAAAACTAAAACCTTGTAATGTTAGAACTTTTCCACATCCGGGATTTCCAACTGACATGCAGCCGCAGATGATGCTACTGCAAACATTAGTAAACGGAACCAGTACAATGGAAGAAACTGTGTTTGAAAATAGATTTATGCATGTGCCTGAATTTAACAGAATGGGTGCTGACATTATGATAAAAAGAGGAATTGCTGTTATAAATGGAGGAGTTTCGCTAACTGGTGCCGCTGTCATGTCTTCTGACTTACGAGCTGGAGCTGCACTTGTACTTGCCGGACTTGCTGCTGAAGGGGAAACTATCGTAAACAGAGTTTATCACATTGATCGTGGATATGATAGACTAGAAGCTAAATTAAACGCTGTTGGCGCTGATATTCAAAGAATTAAACTTGATATTTAA
- a CDS encoding ComF family protein — protein MAKFISESIKKEFYFILKKEKIDIIVSVPVSKKRKSERGYNQVDEILNYLEIKYCQIKRTKNTKKMASILDEQKRMKNIKGAFEISDNIDFGNKNILIVDDIVTTGATLKEIKKEILQNSKMLNINIVVFCLAAAKEIKKSKGAI, from the coding sequence TTGGCAAAATTTATTTCGGAATCTATAAAAAAAGAATTTTATTTTATTTTGAAAAAAGAAAAAATAGATATTATTGTAAGCGTTCCTGTAAGTAAAAAGAGAAAAAGTGAGCGTGGCTACAATCAAGTCGATGAGATTTTAAATTATCTTGAAATAAAGTATTGTCAAATTAAAAGAACAAAAAATACTAAAAAAATGGCGTCAATTTTAGATGAGCAAAAAAGGATGAAAAATATAAAAGGCGCATTTGAAATTTCTGATAACATTGATTTTGGTAATAAAAATATTTTAATAGTTGATGATATTGTTACAACTGGAGCAACATTGAAAGAGATAAAAAAAGAAATTTTACAAAATTCTAAAATGTTGAATATAAATATTGTCGTTTTTTGTCTCGCAGCGGCAAAAGAAATAAAAAAAAGTAAAGGAGCGATATGA
- a CDS encoding alpha-amylase family glycosyl hydrolase, with protein MSTLKLKMTVLIFIIGATLSFSKEKNDEAKKVNTKTQQNKEQLEDSSQEIIDDSSKIDEEIIDEQKNKSANENLKYSQRNDGIIDINSLKHEENSEYRIKDGKNVKIMMKTKNNDVYSVEVIYKNGKKMMRGIGNYGGNETFLAEVPNTIKDYYFEITDAKTKYFMGRNLTKNRSSVIPFEYTNSKKLTQIPDWARGSVGYQIYIDSFRNGDVDNDAIFNEFGTDDFSPPTGEIRSGTTKRELLLAEWGDGSKPQFSLNEWNSNYEEKNEWEESALNEVQNYTRYYGGDLKGVEEKLDYLKKLGVEYIILSSPFYSLSNHKYDTIYFNHVDPYFGTLEQTGTIKALDIKAPVHNVNGDKELNLLVFNPATDKNLLGEDLRNTNSWVWTDSDLVLASLVKKAHQKGLKIVLEVAPDVTSSVFFAKENKEFKNWYLEDTVLDLSNPEVRNYFENSMKKWILGPDQTFKKNVYDDGIDGIRYVYYSDKNKEYIADITENLKQYKPDLLITGEFSNSLTKDIEDGVYDSGADYNIVNNIIKYTVNTNPNYRINGVEFASKLNEIYNKYSANRFNMTQLFIGSLDTDRIFSGMINPNRVYDRNNQSNQYLNIRPDLYDGTAVNKLKRVVSMQMMLPATPIIYYGDEKGMWGSDSPRNRKPMLWEDYEPYDNETDDISKYKKVLRSLPDSVEVNEVQKFISYPVTSNKEIENHYRSLLKIRKEHKNLFKNGKLRILEVYEDGKTKGRVDAEIAAYLADQTRRAKLYQGRDYTPPKPNTDFISYEISLGNESLVVLVNNSPDEYPLNLNVPKLFGFYKNQLNPKENYAISERKIQVNVKPYEVKVLYSNAKNMFDSFRQNKNKI; from the coding sequence ATGAGTACACTAAAATTAAAAATGACAGTTCTGATATTTATAATTGGTGCAACCCTTTCTTTTTCAAAAGAAAAAAATGATGAAGCAAAAAAAGTGAATACAAAAACACAGCAAAATAAAGAACAACTGGAAGATTCATCGCAGGAAATTATAGATGACAGTTCAAAAATAGATGAAGAAATTATAGACGAACAAAAAAATAAAAGTGCAAATGAAAACTTGAAGTATAGCCAGAGAAATGATGGAATAATAGATATAAATTCTCTAAAACATGAAGAAAATTCAGAATATCGTATAAAAGATGGAAAAAATGTAAAAATAATGATGAAAACTAAAAATAACGATGTTTATTCGGTAGAAGTGATTTACAAAAATGGGAAAAAAATGATGCGTGGAATTGGAAATTATGGTGGAAACGAAACATTTTTAGCAGAAGTTCCAAACACAATCAAAGATTATTATTTTGAGATAACCGACGCCAAAACAAAATATTTTATGGGAAGAAACTTGACAAAAAATAGAAGTTCGGTAATTCCATTTGAGTATACAAATTCAAAAAAATTGACACAGATTCCAGATTGGGCAAGAGGTTCAGTTGGATACCAGATCTATATTGATTCTTTTAGAAATGGAGATGTTGATAACGATGCGATTTTTAATGAATTTGGAACTGATGACTTTTCTCCACCGACTGGAGAAATTCGTTCTGGAACTACAAAAAGGGAACTTCTTTTAGCTGAATGGGGAGATGGAAGCAAACCTCAGTTTTCACTGAATGAATGGAACAGTAATTACGAAGAAAAAAATGAATGGGAAGAAAGTGCATTAAATGAAGTTCAGAATTATACCCGTTATTATGGTGGTGATTTAAAAGGTGTTGAAGAAAAACTGGATTACTTAAAAAAATTGGGAGTAGAGTATATAATTTTATCGTCTCCTTTTTATTCACTTTCAAATCACAAATATGACACGATTTATTTTAATCATGTGGATCCATATTTTGGGACTCTTGAGCAAACTGGGACAATAAAGGCACTTGATATAAAAGCACCTGTTCATAATGTTAATGGCGATAAGGAGTTAAATTTATTGGTCTTTAATCCGGCGACTGATAAGAATTTACTTGGCGAGGATTTGAGAAATACAAACAGCTGGGTTTGGACGGATTCTGACTTGGTACTTGCAAGCCTTGTAAAAAAGGCACATCAAAAAGGACTGAAAATAGTTTTGGAAGTTGCGCCTGATGTAACTTCTAGTGTTTTTTTTGCAAAGGAAAACAAGGAATTTAAAAATTGGTATTTAGAGGATACGGTCCTTGATTTAAGCAATCCAGAGGTCAGAAATTATTTTGAAAATTCAATGAAAAAATGGATTTTAGGACCTGATCAGACTTTTAAGAAAAATGTTTACGACGATGGAATTGATGGGATTAGATATGTCTATTATTCTGATAAAAATAAAGAGTATATAGCTGATATTACAGAAAATTTAAAACAATACAAACCTGATTTATTGATAACTGGAGAATTTTCCAACAGTCTTACAAAAGATATTGAAGATGGAGTATACGACAGCGGAGCGGATTATAACATTGTAAATAATATAATAAAATATACCGTGAATACAAATCCAAATTATCGTATAAATGGAGTAGAATTTGCTTCAAAATTAAATGAAATTTACAACAAATATTCGGCTAACAGATTTAATATGACACAACTTTTCATAGGTTCACTGGATACGGACAGGATTTTTAGTGGAATGATAAATCCAAACCGTGTTTACGACAGAAATAATCAGTCAAACCAATATTTGAACATAAGACCTGATTTATATGATGGAACTGCGGTAAACAAATTAAAAAGAGTAGTCTCGATGCAAATGATGCTGCCTGCAACTCCTATCATCTACTATGGCGACGAAAAAGGTATGTGGGGATCGGACTCGCCCAGAAATAGAAAACCCATGCTGTGGGAAGATTACGAGCCGTATGACAATGAAACAGACGACATAAGTAAATATAAAAAAGTGCTTAGAAGTTTACCGGACTCAGTGGAAGTAAATGAAGTACAAAAATTTATTTCTTATCCTGTTACAAGTAATAAAGAAATTGAAAATCATTACAGAAGCTTGTTAAAAATAAGAAAAGAGCATAAAAATTTGTTTAAGAATGGAAAGCTTAGAATATTGGAAGTTTATGAGGATGGAAAGACGAAAGGCAGGGTTGACGCTGAAATTGCAGCATATTTAGCCGATCAAACTAGAAGAGCAAAATTATATCAAGGTCGTGACTACACGCCGCCAAAACCAAATACGGATTTTATTTCCTACGAAATCTCTTTGGGAAATGAATCACTTGTAGTTTTGGTAAATAATAGTCCCGATGAATATCCATTAAACTTAAATGTTCCCAAATTATTTGGATTTTATAAAAATCAGCTAAATCCAAAAGAAAATTATGCAATTTCTGAAAGAAAGATACAAGTGAACGTAAAACCTTACGAAGTAAAAGTTCTTTACAGCAATGCTAAAAATATGTTTGATTCATTTAGACAAAATAAAAATAAAATATAA